tcaggtttgaatcagttgactgtggatcttggatcattgagtgagcaaggctttggatttgaatcttgaactttgaatcattgtgaatggaatatggaaggcaaattttggggtatgacaaatattTGTCATCCAATGATGAGTTTGATCTATATTGACTTGGAACCAGCGCCCATTGTGAAGGTCATTAAGATTTATATGAATCTCATTACTTTAATGCTATCACTCGTGAATCTTATTACTTGTGAAGGGCAATTTTTTCACCTTTGTATGTTCTTCCAAACTCCCGGGAAAAAGTCAAAAATACCCCATAAATTCGAAGAAGCATCCGGACGCACCATTTTCACACAAAATAAGTGCTAATCATTGAGCACCCTCACTTTGTCAAActttaattcggagatgcatcttcgaatatGTTTCAGGATTTGTTCGCAGATGCTAAATTAACCATTGCTTTCAAACTGAGGGAAATTTGCGAAGGTGCATctccaaaaaaatttaatgaatatACGCACCAGACCCGCCTTCTtcattttatgaatatttttcttCCCCTATTAGACCTCGTGAGCAACAATGTTCAAGTCAATTTTTCAAGCAACAGAAGAACCTCTACTTCAACCTTACCAATCTCAATCCCAACACTTATTTGAATAAGTTTTTCATTTaacttattttgatttttgattaatGTACTAGGTAAAATAGTTTACTTTTAATGCATTAGGTAGTATTAGAATCTGAAATAAGTAATGTTACAGACATGCACTACGATTTTAATGTATTTAAGGTTGTTAGGGAAAGACTAGGAACTAGTTCCGCCATTGAAGCAAGAGACGAAggtttttcagagatgcatctctgaattgaTTCCTTTCTAGTTTTCGGAGATACGTCTCTGAATTTGGTCTTTTTCTCCTACAAAACTTCAAACTAGTGTATTTTTTCCCTTTTTTCAAGAGAATAACTGCAATCAACAATAGAATGAGACTTGGTCGTGAAACCTTAAATGTGTTCGCTCGCAACGAGAGGGCTCTTCAAAATGAGCAGACTATAGTTATGCCAGAAATCGTCCCTAGGCCTCATGACGGGGAAACATTGACATCTAGGAGCCGCCTCTCATAGGGGTCCTCATCCCAGGCTCATGTACTAGGAGGAAGTCATTGATGCACGTGATTGCCTCTTTCCACTTGCAGACCATTATCAAGGAGGCCCCATTGACACCTTATTACTGATATATTATGGAGACCATATTGCACTTAACAGctattatttttctgttttaacGAAATTCCATGCAACTGATGttgttatattttctttttaacaaaAACACGATTGTTTAAAATCTGTTAACCATGCCAGAAAGATTCACAACATTTATTAGCCTGAAGATTAGTGGTTCCAAAGTGTCATCAGATACTCTGATTTTGTCAATATGTGTTCTTCCGGATACGCAACCATCAACCGTATCATGTAGGGGGATTTTGCTGATAGATGGCATAAGGAAATGCCATATTTCTATTTCTCCATTAGCGAGATGACAATTACACTAAATGACATCACTTGTCTTCTACACATTTCCAACAGGGGAAGTTACTTGATCTTTCTAGGATCAAACACGATGAAGCCCAGGAGATGATAGTGATTTATTTAGGAGCTAACCTAATGGATTACGAGAGTCATTTGGTACTAGAGGAGTATCGAAGTATGTCAGTTACAAGTTAGTGACATTATGTTGAGGGTTATATGACTTGGTTCTATTCTGTGTCCAATCGTCATGGCACCAGACGCTCTTGGACGTCCACCTAGGCCTGATCATAAGGAGATTTTAGGGAATGAACAGGTTAGGGATAACTATGTCATTGATGTGTTGTCGATCTATCTAAATATTATGCGGATTACGAGAGAGGGCATAGAGTCTTGGTTGTTTGAGAGAGGTGGCGATGATGTTGGTTGCCATAACTCGTTTCATTCTTACTAAGGCACATAATACATTGGGTTACCGGTGGCAGAAGATGAGTCGGGTTAGGATTAGGCATATGCAGTAggttatgttttttttatgtattttcatgtgttacaagTATTTTTCATACTAGGACTATGTTTGTAATATTATGacactttttttaattaatgcaatATCTTATTTTGAGTTGTTAATGTTTAAATCAAATTATGAATTATGACACTGTTAGTCGGATTAAAAtgactttaaattttaaaaaaaaaaatacaaacttagATATTGTTTTTGCCCACAATGCATGCAAGAAagagatgcatctttgaaaagaAGTGCTATTGTAGATATGCATCTTTGAATATACCACAAAATATTCGCAAATACATCTATGAACTAAATTTTAACGAAAATAATTTATGGTACATTCAGAGTTGcatctccaaaaaaaaaattgaagacatTTTTTGGTTTTCATAATCTctttaattttacattttttttattttaaaagatttGTTATTGAGAAAAAGAGGTTTTTTTTATCGAAAGACAGTGTATATCTATTAAACCCTTTGTTATTCTATTAAACCCTTTGTTATTCTCGGtctctatttcttcatcttcatttttgtCTTGATATGTTGACTCTTGTGTTGTGTGCTTAGGGATCCACACGgatgtttattttctaaatttttgTTCTTATTTCTAGGTTGACACTCATAAACTtgaatgattttttaaaaaatcaataatttaATAAAGATAATGAAGCTAAACATGTTAGAGAAGGTGAAGATTTCTATGAAAAAAACATTGAAATATTTGTTACACCCAAATCATATGGCATTTCCTTAGGCCATCTCTCAGCAAAAAAACATATGAAAAAAACATGTcagagaagatgaagattgatAAAGATGAAGATTTCTATGAAAAAAACATTGAAGATGTATTCTGCCAATCAATATTtagaaaaattgatttttcattAAAAGCATATTATATTCCAAAAGTGGCTTTAAGAAAAGTATATTCATACTTGTCTGTTTGAACGGTAAATTGTAGTACttaacagaaaaaaaaaacaagtgttGCTTCCATCAAAATCAATATTACAGATCCTAAACTCAAATTGTAGCAATGAAATATATTAAATAGAATAAGCACTCAAACGGCCATTGAAGGACTTCAAGAATGTCAAATAAACATGAACTTCCTTCTAGCCCCCTTCGACTTTCTGATGGGGTAAAAGATCATGAGAGTTGACTACAAAGGGAATATCATAGATTTGCAGGCAAAGAGCATAAAATATTGCTCAACATAAATAAGTTAAATTTTGGTAAATATATCCCAATAGGCATCTGCAAGTACATATAATATCATCTCAAAGACCATAATACTTAAATCGAAATTAACATTTTACCCAGCTTAATTAAACATAAAGATAAGTTTTTACTGGCATATTATCTACATAATAGTCTGCCATGCAAGTAAACTATCTCAGCTACAGTTTCTGATCGCAACAATGGACCTTCTCGATTCAAAGTTTCACTCCCATCCCCTTTGCAGTCGCCTGCAATCTATCTGCAGGTCAAGAAATGCAGAAAAATTCAGACATAAAAGTAACTACTATGGTAAATAACAGTCCAGGTAAAGGTTTGACAATCATTTTCAGATCAAGTAAGCAATTAAACATAGCCCAATTATAAAACATCAGAGTACATaagatttttttaaagttttaaagACATGCATCATCAAGTTTTACAATTGTGCTGAAATAAGCATACTTTTCaatatgaattttaattaaaaagactGTAAAAAGAAAGAGAGCATAAAGTTCACCTTAACATCCGCAGCGCAGCATCTAGTGATCTGGAGATGGTGGTCGCTGGTCTGGAGGCTGTGGCCACATTTGTGGTGCCATGTAGGGGTGAGGCTGCTGAGCATACATATTTGGGTCCATCACAGGCTTACCCATTATGACACCAGCAGCTCCAACTTGGGGGGCATGTTGAGGTGGCATGTAGCAGTAGTTAAGAGCATCAGCAGGTCCACCAACGGGCATTGTTCCTCTTGGGATTGATGCCAGCACTTCATCTTTCAGGTCCTCGCGAGGCACAATATCAACCAGGAAATCAAAGATATCAGTCCTGGTGATTGCAGCTGCAATATCATTCTTCTGAAGCGTCCTCCTTTTGTTCTCTTCAGTGTGGTTCCATGAACGCAGGGTTAACTCCAATATGAACATCTCACAGGCCCTTGCAAATATGACCGGTGCCTCAGCTGATATCATTCTAACATCCTCGTCAGCCTTCATAATCTTCTTGATCCTTGCCAGGGGAAGGCTGTGGTTCTTGAAATCAGTAACCTTTTCAATTTCTTGGTACTGGTTTGCCCAAAAAGCTTGGAGCTGTTGCTGAAGCTGCTGCTGTTGCTGCTGATGAATATGCTGATAAGCAAGTTGATGTTGACCCATCTGAGCTCCAGCAGGTTGACCAGTTGATTGCATGCCCCCTGTAACAACTGATCCAGGTGCCCCAGGCATTTGGTTTGGCTGATATGGATTAGATCCATACGGCATTTGACCTCCACTACCGACAACCCCCATCGGCGGATTCTGGTTATGCCCTTGATGATCCATTCTGTTTCGACATAAAATCAATCATGTGATCGGTAACATTTTACAGGCAACCAAAGAAACAATTCATGCAACCATCAAGGCAAATCTGTTGATATATTAGCAATTATACCACAAATTAAGTATATTCATTTAAGGAATAGGAAAAACGGTCTGCCATTGCAGTGTTCTCAACCGTGTGTCGTGATCTAAAATGACGCAagctcagaaaaagaaaaaaaacaggatACCCTTTTCCCGAGAGAAACATGTGATCGGCAACATTTTGCAGTGTTCTCAACTGTGTGCCACGATAAAAAACAACGCAAGctcagaaaaaagaaaacaggATACCCTTTTCTCGAGAGAAACATGTGATTACAAACATTTCACAAGCAACAAATGCAACACGAATTTGTTGATATATCAGTAACTAAACCATAATACAACATTCAGCACAACCGTTTAACACATCGGAAAAACAGATCTCAACAGCTTATCATGATCGAAAACAACACAAGCTCAAGAAAGAAACATGCACATATTTTTCTTGACATGCATAAATCACAAAAACCACACATTTTAATCTACCCACTCCCATGCACAACTGTATCTCAAACACAAAAACAGTTTTCCCAATATTACACCAAACAACCCCTAAGGGAAAGCAACTCATGCAACAAAATCAAAGCTTCagaaatcaaaataaacaacaaaTTCAATCAACAGATCTTCCCTCAGAATACCAAAATCACAGAATTGTCATTTAATTCAACTAAATAATCTGTTCAATTAAGGCATGCACAtagaaaagcataaaaaaaatcagttaataaataaaattgacaaaaaaaacattaaaaaaagtaGAAACTTCCATTTTCATATTCACACACAACTAAGATCAAAGAAATTTCTTCTCTTCCACCACACATCagcttcacacatatatttaaaaaaaaatatcaccacacaaaaatcaacaacaaatgAAATGTAGATGCATTACACAGAAAAAAAACATACATGAAGTGGTTCCGCAAGAGTTGTTACCGATGCTTGTTTCCGCAAACAGTGAGAAACCTGAAAAGGATGAAACGAGAAACCGGTGAGAAATCACGTTAGATTGAAAGATCTACAGCATGCGAATTGAGCAGAGAACGAGTTTTTTGTGATAATGCTTTTGAAGTGAGAAAGATCCGAAAgaagaaaagttagggtttgagAGAGAGATGCAGAGAAAGTTGGTGCGAGAATTGATGAAGttttgaaaatgaaatgaaaatgaaacgaACCTCTCAAAGACAATAAAGCTGTGTTTGTGTCTGAATACAACAACAACTTGCTTCTTCACAAGCTATTTATATTACTACTACCATTTTCTTACCTTTTTATTCTTTCATTTATTGACGGATTTACCCTTCTCCTTCTACCCAGTTCCCACAGCATTTACCTTTATTTATTGTATCATCTTGTCCTAAGTCTAATTAATGCTCAtctctttaatttttattcaGTTAATGGAAATAAATTGGTAAAAGTatgataatttaattataaagctATATTTATATAcgtaaaatggattttttttataaagtagAGAAATTagtaaattaaaaggaaaagtgAAACTACATTC
The Vicia villosa cultivar HV-30 ecotype Madison, WI linkage group LG6, Vvil1.0, whole genome shotgun sequence genome window above contains:
- the LOC131610612 gene encoding nuclear transcription factor Y subunit C-9 translates to MDHQGHNQNPPMGVVGSGGQMPYGSNPYQPNQMPGAPGSVVTGGMQSTGQPAGAQMGQHQLAYQHIHQQQQQQLQQQLQAFWANQYQEIEKVTDFKNHSLPLARIKKIMKADEDVRMISAEAPVIFARACEMFILELTLRSWNHTEENKRRTLQKNDIAAAITRTDIFDFLVDIVPREDLKDEVLASIPRGTMPVGGPADALNYCYMPPQHAPQVGAAGVIMGKPVMDPNMYAQQPHPYMAPQMWPQPPDQRPPSPDH